AAACTTGAATCGTTTCCAATTGTTGTTTCTGATGAAATTGAATCTATATCAAAATCAAAAGAACTTGCAAAATTTTTTGAAGCGCTTAATCTGACACAGGATATTGATAGATTAAAAAATAGACTAAAGCGTCGTTCTGGAAAACCTCAGTTGAGGGGTAGAAAATCAAAAATTGGAAAAAGCATATTGATTGTAGTAAAAGACTCTAAGAATTTGTCAAAAGCAACTGGGACATTTTTAGGTGTAGATGTAAAAGCAGTGAATAGTTTGAGTGTATTAGATCTAGCTCCTGGTGCTCAGCCAATAAGACTAACAGTATTTTCAAAGGGCGCAATTGAGGAATTGGCAAAGATAAAATCTCCACATTTGGAGTTAATGGTGATAAAAAGATGAATGTAGAAGAAGCAAATCACATTGTACTCAAACCGTATGTTACAGAAAAGACATTTGCACTAGTTGAAAATGAAAACAGAATTTGTTTTCTAGTTAAGGACACTTCTACTAAACCAAAAATCATGGAAGCAGTAAAAATTCTTTACAAAGAAGAACCTGTAAGTGTAAATGTTTGCAGAACAGTTTATGGTAAAAAGGCATTTGTCAAATTCCAAACTGTAGAAAAGGCAAGGGATCTTGCAACGAAGATAGGAATGCTATAATATGGTCTGCTTTGAATCATTTCGAATGATGGTGAATATGTGTGGTTAAAGAATTCAAGTATAGAGGAGTGCCTACAGAAGAATTACAGACTCTATCCTTAGAAAAACTCTTTGAGCTGTTTCCAGCAAGAGCTAGAAGGTCTCTTACTAGAGGCATTACGGATAATAAAAGAAAACTACTAGAGGAAGTAAAGTTGGTAAAAGCAGGGAAGAATGCCACACCAATTAAAACTCATCTTAGAGATTTAATAATTCTTCCATATATGATAGGACTTACAATCAATGTTTTCACAGGTAAAGAATTTCATCCAGTAATAATAAAACCAGAAATGGTTGG
This genomic stretch from Nitrosopumilaceae archaeon harbors:
- the rplW gene encoding 50S ribosomal protein L23; protein product: MNVEEANHIVLKPYVTEKTFALVENENRICFLVKDTSTKPKIMEAVKILYKEEPVSVNVCRTVYGKKAFVKFQTVEKARDLATKIGML
- a CDS encoding 30S ribosomal protein S19; protein product: MVKEFKYRGVPTEELQTLSLEKLFELFPARARRSLTRGITDNKRKLLEEVKLVKAGKNATPIKTHLRDLIILPYMIGLTINVFTGKEFHPVIIKPEMVGHYLGEFSLTNKRVQHGAPGVGASRSSLYVPLK